A region from the Simiduia sp. 21SJ11W-1 genome encodes:
- a CDS encoding DUF2884 family protein translates to MHLLGQLASHVVLGAALLLPGAAWAGVDMGLKNCQVRFASDFAVKPSGVHSTQGDAVYLFKPDGEVRVNGASLSLSGQQRQLVASYTGGLQQFMPDLVAFVADTLRTVGAAMGHAMAGVFGADSEPAKKIEASLAQSQARLTASLAEHPGEYHVVNDQLDVLDSAFDEDFERSVEEAVESSMGSVMAMLGSALFGEGSFEERMASFGEKMENFGEQVEREMEAKTPAIEQRGDALCKQAEAIEEMEYRLRETIPELAHYRLMDSRKKAREAAQGGEQRAQ, encoded by the coding sequence ATGCACCTACTTGGGCAATTGGCGAGTCATGTGGTTTTGGGGGCGGCTTTGTTGCTGCCGGGCGCGGCTTGGGCCGGTGTGGATATGGGGCTGAAAAACTGCCAGGTGCGGTTTGCCAGCGATTTTGCCGTCAAGCCCTCCGGTGTGCACTCAACCCAGGGCGATGCCGTGTACCTGTTTAAGCCCGATGGCGAAGTACGGGTAAATGGCGCGTCGCTCTCGCTATCGGGCCAGCAGCGCCAATTGGTGGCTAGCTACACAGGCGGTTTGCAGCAGTTTATGCCGGATTTGGTGGCCTTTGTGGCCGATACCCTGCGCACCGTGGGTGCGGCCATGGGGCACGCAATGGCCGGTGTATTCGGTGCAGACAGCGAGCCTGCCAAAAAGATTGAGGCATCGCTTGCGCAATCACAGGCGCGGCTTACCGCAAGCCTTGCGGAGCACCCCGGCGAATACCATGTGGTGAACGATCAGCTGGATGTGCTCGATAGCGCCTTCGATGAAGACTTCGAGCGCTCGGTGGAAGAGGCGGTGGAATCCTCTATGGGCAGCGTGATGGCCATGCTCGGCTCGGCGCTGTTTGGCGAGGGCAGCTTTGAGGAGCGCATGGCAAGCTTTGGCGAGAAGATGGAAAATTTCGGCGAGCAGGTAGAGCGCGAAATGGAGGCCAAAACCCCGGCCATCGAGCAGCGTGGCGACGCCTTATGCAAACAGGCCGAGGCCATTGAGGAAATGGAATACCGCCTGCGTGAAACCATTCCCGAGCTTGCTCACTACCGCCTGATGGACAGCCGCAAAAAGGCCCGTGAGGCGGCGCAAGGTGGCGAGCAGCGCGCCCAATAG
- a CDS encoding EAL domain-containing protein — protein MNPNDTIRLLIINDSRAEAERLISMLNNAGRNTRAQHVDSEEGLVKLLQEHTWDLAIGQADSEQLPAANATRQIKRLNKDIPVILQTEEEGSHAIVDGLRLGAVDVVRMDEDQHLLLVVTRELENREHRQARRKADRKFKEAERRSQQLLDSSRDAVAYVQDGMFLYVNQSFSERFGYEDPDDVLCMPTIDLVAAKDRDRTKQFLKEFTLKGEEAESTEVSFEGLHHSGKQQAFTLEVIHAIFDEEPCIQLVMRASKENNEVLEAQLQEIKQTDVQTGLFNRLYFLEKLEHAVDKAAEGETGATLTYIEADSFFDRVEAAHGVSVADGAIKKLAKTIEKHQREGELLARFNDDTFALLSPGTSADKHLQRAKQLCAEVAETVFDIDGTTVQFTVTAGLSLVTEASKDAETAIDQALQAIEEVRKKGEAGAGNDAKLFEPKLTDTDAAGLDIARALQRAVDNNQFKLLFQPIISLRGNENELYEVLLRMMDEDGSKIEPGKFLEAAESIGATTKIDRWVILESIKMLSEHRAKGNNTSLVVNLSRHSLTDESLVPWLGVAFKAAKLPADAIMFQVRESDVTSHMNAAKALCAGLEKLKTHLSIAGFGCAMNHFNTLKHVPAHYIKVDGSFTQDVQSGNEGAETLTNLIKELHKLEKITVVPFVENANVLSTLWQSGVHYIQGHYLQGPTEGMNYDFSMDG, from the coding sequence ATGAATCCCAACGACACCATCAGACTACTGATCATTAACGACAGCCGCGCAGAAGCCGAGCGCCTCATTAGTATGCTGAACAATGCCGGCCGCAACACCCGCGCCCAGCATGTCGATAGTGAAGAAGGTTTGGTCAAGCTCTTGCAAGAGCACACCTGGGATCTCGCCATCGGCCAGGCCGACAGCGAGCAATTGCCCGCCGCTAACGCAACCCGTCAGATCAAACGCCTGAACAAAGACATTCCGGTAATCTTACAAACCGAAGAAGAGGGCTCGCACGCCATCGTAGACGGCCTGCGCCTGGGCGCGGTGGATGTAGTGCGCATGGATGAAGATCAGCACCTGCTGCTGGTGGTTACCCGCGAGCTTGAAAACCGCGAACACCGCCAGGCCCGTCGCAAGGCCGATCGCAAATTCAAAGAGGCCGAGCGCCGCAGCCAGCAACTGCTAGACAGCTCGCGCGACGCTGTGGCCTATGTGCAAGACGGCATGTTCTTATACGTTAACCAAAGCTTTTCCGAGCGCTTCGGCTACGAAGATCCAGACGACGTGCTGTGCATGCCCACCATCGATTTGGTGGCTGCCAAAGATCGCGATCGCACCAAACAGTTTTTAAAGGAATTTACCCTCAAAGGTGAAGAGGCAGAATCCACCGAGGTGAGCTTTGAAGGCCTGCACCACTCGGGCAAGCAACAAGCCTTCACCCTGGAAGTAATTCACGCCATCTTCGATGAAGAGCCCTGTATTCAACTGGTGATGCGCGCCAGCAAAGAGAACAACGAAGTACTCGAAGCGCAGCTGCAGGAAATCAAACAAACCGATGTACAAACCGGCCTGTTCAACCGCCTGTACTTCCTGGAAAAGCTCGAGCACGCAGTAGACAAAGCCGCCGAAGGCGAAACCGGTGCCACCCTCACCTACATAGAAGCAGATTCTTTCTTTGATCGCGTTGAAGCCGCCCACGGCGTCAGCGTGGCCGATGGCGCCATTAAAAAACTCGCCAAAACCATTGAAAAACATCAGCGTGAAGGCGAGTTGCTGGCGCGCTTTAACGACGACACCTTCGCACTGCTCTCGCCCGGCACCAGCGCCGACAAACACCTGCAGCGCGCCAAACAATTGTGCGCCGAAGTGGCCGAAACCGTATTTGATATCGACGGCACCACGGTGCAATTTACCGTTACCGCCGGCCTGTCACTGGTGACCGAAGCCAGCAAAGATGCCGAAACGGCCATCGACCAGGCACTGCAAGCCATTGAAGAGGTGCGCAAAAAAGGCGAGGCCGGCGCCGGCAATGATGCCAAGCTGTTTGAGCCCAAACTCACCGACACAGACGCCGCAGGCCTGGACATCGCCCGCGCACTGCAACGGGCGGTGGATAACAACCAGTTCAAGCTGTTGTTCCAACCCATCATCAGCCTGCGCGGCAATGAAAACGAGCTATACGAAGTGCTCTTGCGCATGATGGATGAAGACGGCAGTAAAATTGAGCCGGGCAAATTTCTGGAGGCCGCCGAATCCATTGGTGCCACCACCAAGATCGACCGCTGGGTGATTCTCGAATCCATCAAAATGCTCTCCGAGCACCGCGCCAAGGGGAACAACACAAGCCTTGTGGTCAATCTCAGCCGCCACTCGCTCACCGACGAAAGCCTGGTACCCTGGCTGGGCGTGGCGTTTAAAGCGGCCAAATTGCCCGCCGATGCGATTATGTTCCAGGTGCGTGAAAGCGATGTCACCAGTCACATGAACGCCGCCAAAGCGCTGTGTGCAGGCCTTGAGAAACTGAAGACCCACCTCTCCATTGCAGGCTTCGGCTGCGCCATGAATCACTTCAACACCTTAAAGCATGTACCGGCGCACTACATCAAAGTAGACGGCAGCTTTACCCAGGATGTTCAAAGCGGCAACGAGGGTGCAGAAACTCTCACCAACCTCATTAAAGAACTGCACAAGCTCGAGAAGATTACCGTGGTGCCCTTTGTGGAAAACGCCAACGTTTTATCTACCCTCTGGCAGAGCGGCGTGCACTATATTCAGGGCCATTACCTGCAAGGCCCCACTGAAGGCATGAATTACGATTTCAGCATGGATGGCTAA
- the serB gene encoding phosphoserine phosphatase SerB, whose protein sequence is MNSLYLSCFHNRYPLIDVLNQLAQLPINAQVLEASPHEVGFSLRVQCDEQGDAQALQTSLLALWPDMSVQVQAGTPGPCTFVAVLMAPVLQAKHLAQLVEAAATQGLSLLGARSLAARAEDRQAWQLRFAGEADLVQARAVVRALADRLRVDINLTPRNVFGRQGGLICFDMDSTLIKAECIDELAAAAGIGEQVSAITAAAMRGELDFRESFSRRMALLNGLPESELSKIAERIELMDGAKTLVNTLKARGFHTAILSGGFVYFAEKIQARLGIDEIHANALEIVDGKVTGRVTGTVVDGQRKAELIQQIAKARGVALAQVIAVGDGANDLPMLSLAGMGVAIHAKPLVRASADFAISTLGLESLCYLLGMEDDDLIREP, encoded by the coding sequence ATGAACAGCCTCTACCTTTCTTGCTTTCACAATCGCTACCCCTTGATCGATGTTCTCAATCAACTGGCCCAGCTGCCCATTAATGCGCAGGTGCTGGAGGCTAGCCCCCATGAGGTGGGTTTCAGCCTGCGCGTGCAGTGTGACGAGCAGGGCGATGCGCAGGCACTGCAAACGTCTTTGTTGGCCCTGTGGCCCGATATGAGCGTGCAGGTGCAAGCGGGAACGCCCGGGCCTTGCACCTTTGTGGCCGTGTTGATGGCGCCGGTGTTGCAAGCCAAACATCTGGCGCAATTGGTTGAAGCGGCCGCCACCCAGGGGCTCAGTTTGTTGGGTGCCCGCAGCCTGGCCGCCCGCGCCGAAGACCGCCAGGCCTGGCAGTTGCGTTTTGCCGGCGAGGCCGATTTGGTGCAGGCGCGCGCGGTTGTACGCGCACTGGCTGATCGCCTGCGGGTAGATATCAACCTGACACCGCGCAATGTGTTCGGCCGCCAGGGCGGTTTGATTTGCTTCGATATGGATTCAACCCTCATAAAGGCCGAGTGCATTGATGAGCTGGCCGCGGCTGCCGGCATTGGTGAGCAGGTGTCTGCCATCACTGCCGCAGCCATGCGCGGCGAGCTGGATTTTCGCGAAAGTTTCAGCCGTCGCATGGCGTTGCTGAACGGTTTGCCGGAATCTGAGCTGAGCAAGATTGCCGAGCGCATCGAGCTGATGGACGGCGCCAAAACTTTGGTGAATACCTTAAAGGCGCGCGGTTTTCACACGGCCATTTTAAGTGGTGGCTTTGTGTATTTTGCAGAAAAAATTCAGGCGCGCCTGGGCATCGATGAAATTCACGCGAACGCGCTGGAAATTGTGGATGGCAAGGTTACTGGCCGGGTCACCGGCACGGTGGTGGACGGCCAGCGCAAGGCGGAATTAATTCAGCAAATTGCCAAAGCGCGCGGTGTGGCGCTGGCGCAGGTTATTGCCGTGGGTGACGGAGCCAACGATTTACCCATGCTTTCGCTTGCGGGTATGGGGGTTGCCATTCACGCAAAGCCTTTGGTGCGCGCCTCGGCGGATTTTGCCATTAGCACCTTGGGCCTTGAATCCTTGTGTTACTTGCTGGGAATGGAAGACGACGATTTGATTCGCGAGCCTTAA